In the genome of Drosophila subpulchrella strain 33 F10 #4 breed RU33 chromosome 2L, RU_Dsub_v1.1 Primary Assembly, whole genome shotgun sequence, one region contains:
- the LOC119547984 gene encoding ER membrane protein complex subunit 3 — MTELLIDPDIRVWVFLPIVLITFLVGIVRHYVSILISTQKKAEITQIQDSQAMIRARLLRENGKYLSAQSFSMRKNFFNNEETGYFKTQKRPPVAQNSSAMLTDMVKGNFINVLPMVVIGGWINWMFSGFVTTKVPFPLTLRFKPMLQRGVELASLDAAWVSSASWYFLNVFGLRSIYTLVLGENNHADQTQAQADAMTGAAMTMPQDPKAAFKAEWEALEITEYHNALKNIDADMLTIVSAAADKTP; from the exons ATGACGGAGCTGCTGATTGATCCGGACATCCGTGTGTGGGTGTTCCTGCCCATCGTGCTGATCACCTTCCTGGTGGGCATTGTGCGCCACTACGTCTCCATACTGATTTCCACGCAGAAGAAGGCCGAGATCACCCAGATCCAGGACAG CCAGGCGATGATCCGGGCACGTCTGCTGCGTGAGAACGGGAAATATCTGAGCGCCCAGAGCTTCTCCATGCGGAAGAACTTCTTCAACAACGAGGAGACCGGCTACTTCAAGACCCAGAAGCGACCGCCCGTGGCCCAGAACTCATCCGCCATGCTCACCGACATGGTCAAGGGCAACTTCATCAATGTCCTGCCCATGGTGGTGATCGGCGGCTGGATCAACTGGATGTTCTCGGGCTTCGTGACCACCAAGGTGCCCTTCCCTCTGACCCTGCGCTTCAAGCCCATGCTGCAGCGGGGCGTGGAGCTAGCCTCCCTGGACGCCGCCTGGGTCTCCTCGGCCTCCTGGTACTTCCTCAACGTGTTCGGCCTGCGCTCCATTTACACTCTGGTCCTCGGCGAGAACAACCATGCCGACCAGACGCAAGCGCAGGCGGATGCCATGACGGGCGCCGCCATGACCATGCCCCAGGATCCAAAGGCGGCCTTCAAGGCCGAGTGGGAGGCACTGGAGATCACCGAGTACCACAACGCCCTCAAGAACATCGACGCCGACATGCTGACCATCGTCAGCGCTGCCGCGGACAAGACTCCCTGA
- the LOC119546150 gene encoding glycine-rich cell wall structural protein 2-like → MKLIMALSVLVAVSSALPQFGRGTVNQDGGFGGEGHPGLGSVPGFGGGHGLGVGQPIFGGGGFPRGPGGGGAFGGPPGGTTSSASASASASGGGFRG, encoded by the coding sequence ATGAAACTAATCATGGCTCTTTCCGTTCTGGTGGCTGTGTCATCTGCCTTGCCTCAATTTGGTCGTGGCACCGTAAACCAAGACGGTGGCTTTGGGGGCGAAGGCCATCCAGGACTTGGAAGCGTACCAGGATTCGGTGGCGGGCATGGACTTGGAGTTGGCCAACCAATATTTGGTGGTGGCGGCTTTCCACGTGGCCCAGGAGGTGGTGGCGCCTTCGGAGGTCCTCCAGGCGGCACCACGTCTTCTGCCTCAGCTTCTGCGTCGGCAAGTGGCGGTGGATTTCGCGGTTGA
- the LOC119547647 gene encoding nuclear pore complex protein Nup107, producing the protein MADSPFPMSNRSGLLRTTLNGSLGPQNLSHSLLLLEQSNAALEDRALVEDAGDDLDRGKSRVDVLFPQFFDVLQAHGGGPEAFEVIQALTHVCRGVVEQLELEIDRGVGGAQGARQREAILAWLRQEIYTWRLLHALFYDRILLQADTQADDEMHDGPTLGGSEKEVIQQLYTINATLREYQLVVDWLEACYDPGEQQNPLHCHDRMMAWENTLFQLENLQGAAFGKGHEIVTRLDPDAPVREKRPLHALDEEDNLRLSRAIFAAIRSGRVDEGLKLCKHYGQTWRAAILEGWRLHEDPNFEQSVSGVHEKLPIEGNPRRDIWKRCAWMLADSKNYDEYSRATAGVFSGHLGSLKNLLSSNWHDLLWAHLKVQIDIRVESEIRGCCLKRYQPMPDDYWNGKMTMEQIFDELNVAKDASVRDFAQGQLGIIQRHLILDTCGELLQHMARWVEKDAGQLSPHQLRFTAHIVLFLRQIGRVEKERQAEKIIAAYVEALIARGEPQLIAYYAAALSNPLQVKLYSRFLEQVEQKRQRELALDAALEAGLDVEQITRITVENIRLVHHAPGEFGEPHSGEISVPDQRKISALEWLLHLPEQRGELLWQANAMMRTYLACSKMECVRQTFRMVPGDIVQQIVNLYSSVDNIPPREECCVKEYLCYKVYLSGVDSFVEWNRLQQNKPKKPQAGISASAQDNFTERMASERKEQAHRSEVLRWEHKVKEQAKQTIETLYNVLMFPDKGWLVDPFIAKQPENAVQLNWEHRLLQMEKLRSICIPEIALLLNEVMFKSGDFAGCVRLADEISGEGRQLYKVYTKHKLAELLAKIADASLELLNSKLDPWGYPITV; encoded by the exons atGGCCGACAGTCCGTTCCCGATGAGCAACCGCAGTGGCCTGTTGCGCACCACCCTAAACGGCTCCCTTGGGCCGCAGAACCTGTCCCATtcgctgctcctcctcgagcAGAGCAACGCGGCTCTGGAGGATCGGGCGCTGGTCGAGGACGCCGGCGACGATCTGGATCGCGGAAAGAGCCGCGTGGACGTACTGTTCCCACAGTTCTTCGACGTGCTGCAGGCGCATGGCGGCGGACCAGAGGCCTTCGAGGTGATCCAGGCCCTAACCCACGTCTGTCGCGGAGTCGTGGAACAGCTGGAGCTGGAGATCGATCGTGGCGTGGGTGGGGCACAGGGTGCCAGGCAGCGCGAGGCCATTCTCGCTTGGCTGCGCCAGGAGATCTACACGTGGCGACTGTTGCACGCCCTCTTCTACGACCGCATCCTGCTGCAGGCAGATACCCAGGCGGATGATGAGATGCATGACGGTCCCACCCTGGGCGGCAGCGAGAAGGAGGTCATCCAGCAGCTGTACACCATCAACGCCACTCTGCGAGAATACCAGCTGGTCGTGGACTGGCTGGAGGCCTGCTACGATCCGGGAGAGCAGCAGAACCCGCTGCACTGCCACGACCGCATGATGGCCTGGGAGAACACGCTCTTCCAGCTTGAGAACCTGCAGGGCGCCGCCTTTGGCAAGGGCCACGAGATCGTGACGCGCCTGGATCCGGATGCCCCCGTCCGTGAAAAGCGCCCGCTGCACGCCCTCGACGAGGAGGACAACCTGCGCCTGTCCCGCGCCATCTTTGCGGCCATTCGCTCGGGACGCGTCGACGAGGGTCTGAAGCTGTGCAAGCACTACGGACAGACATGGCGGGCGGCCATCCTCGAGGGCTGGCGTCTCCACGAGGATCCTAATTTCGAGCAGAGCGTATCTGGGGTCCATGAAAAGCTGCCCATCGAGGGCAATCCCAGAAGGGACATCTGGAAGCGCTGCGCCTGGATGCTTGCCGATTCCAAGAACTACGACGAGTACAGCCGGGCAACAGCGGGCGTCTTCTCAGGCCACCTGGGCTCGCTGAAGAACCTCCTAAGCAGCAACTGGCATGACTTGCTGTGGGCCCACCTGAAGGTCCAGATTGACATCCGTGTGGAGTCGGAGATTCGTGGCTGCTGCTTGAAGCGCTATCAACCGATGCCCGACGATTACTGGAACGGCAAGATGACCATGGAGCAGATCTTCGACGAGCTGAACGTGGCCAAGGATGCCTCTGTGCGGGACTTTGCCCAGGGTCAACTTGGCATTATCCAGCGCCATTTAATCTTGGATACCTGCGGAGAGCTGCTCCAGCACATGGCGCGCTGGGTGGAGAAAGATGCCGGCCAACTATCACCCCACCAACTTCGCTTCACGGCCCACATTGTGCTCTTCCTGCGCCAAATCGGACGCGTAGAGAAGGAGCGGCAGGCGGAGAAGATCATTGCCGCCTATGTGGAGGCCTTGATCGCGAGGGGCGAGCCCCAGCTGATAGCCTACTATGCAGCAGCCCTCTCGAATCCACTGCAGGTTAAGCTGTACTCGCGTTTTCTAGAGCAGGTGGAGCAGAAGCGCCAGCGGGAATTGGCTCTGGATGCCGCCTTGGAAGCAGGCTTGGATGTGGAGCAGATCACACGGATCACCGTGGAGAACATTCGACTCGTCCACCACGCTCCTGGAGAATTCGGTGAGCCGCACTCGGGCGAGATCTCCGTGCCGGATCAGCGCAAGATCTCAGCCCTGGAATGGCTCCTCCATCTGCCGGAGCAGCGCGGTGAGCTGCTGTGGCAGGCCAACGCCATGATGCGCACTTACCTGGCCTGCAGTAAGATGGAGTGCGTGCGCCAAACCTTCCGTATGGTGCCCGGCGACATAGTGCAGCAGATCGTGAACTTGTACAGCTCGGTGGACAACATTCCGCCGCGCGAGGAGTGCTGCGTGAAGGAGTACCTCTGCTATAAGGTGTATCTCTCAGGCGTGGACAGCTTCGTGGAGTGGAACCGCCTGCAGCAGAACAAGCCAAAGAAGCCGCAGGCTGGCATTTCTGCCTCCGCTCAGGACAACTTCACGGAGCGCATGGCAAGTGAGCGTAAGGAGCAGGCCCACCGATCGGAAGTCCTGCGCTGGGAGCACAAGGTCAAGGAGCAGGCCAAAC AAACCATCGAAACCCTGTACAACGTGCTGATGTTCCCGGACAAGGGATGGCTGGTGGATCCGTTCATCGCCAAGCAGCCCGAGAACGCCGTGCAGCTGAACTGGGAGCATCGCCTGCTGCAGATGGAGAAGTTGCGCTCCATCTGCATTCCCGAAATCGCCCTGCTTCTGAATGAAGTCATGTTCAAATCGGGCGACTTTGCCGGCTGCGTGCGACTGGCGGATGAGATCTCCGGCGAGGGCCGACAGCTGTACAAGGTCTACACGAAGCACAAGCTGGCCGAGCTGCTGGCCAAGATCGCGGACGCCTCGCTGGAGCTGCTCAACTCGAAACTGGATCCCTGGGGCTACCCCATAACAGTCTAG
- the LOC119546151 gene encoding uncharacterized protein LOC119546151 — MGQVCLETEVIERECYRNIITSFVAEKLKCLLLDHVWHREHYIFLLCCFDIFRCPSGFTFLGEKCYHVSYEKANWFNADRKCYNLNSTLVVFDNERDMQLLTATLQVLGLPFSNSWKDSISIGLLSLGMGNSSGFV; from the exons ATGGGCCAAGTTTGCTTGGAAACGGAAGTCATTGAACGGGAATGTTACCGTAACATTATTACTTCTTTTGTGGCTGAAAAGCTGAAA TGTTTACTTTTGGACCATGTCTGGCACAGGGAACACtatattttccttttgtgCTGTTTTGATATTTTCAGATGTCCCTCTGGCTTCACTTTCTTAGGAGAAAAATGCTATCATGTGTCCTACGAAAAG GCCAACTGGTTCAATGCCGATCGCAAGTGCTACAACTTAAACTCCACCCTGGTTGTCTTCGACAATGAAAGGGATATGCAGCTTCTGACAGCCACTCTTCAAGTACTGGGCCTACCATTTTCCAACAGTTGGAAAGACTCGATTTCGATAGGTCTTTTATCCCTGGGAATGGGTAATAGTAGTGGCTTTGTTTAG
- the LOC119547982 gene encoding cilia- and flagella-associated protein 20 → MYRSAYQKGFLTVFYSVGSSPLNNWSSYTKNGYIKRIYDEDIKSLVLEIMGSNVSTTFIHCPSECKEQLGIKLPFLVLLIKNMHKYFCFEVKIQDDQRFMRRFRVSNFQSKTSVKPFCTAMPMGMSPGWNQIQFNLADFTRRAYGSNYLETVSLQLHANIRIRRIYFADKLYTEAELPNDYRLMGKPKDLKKPEKQFKVQASARPPSPLNTGRGEKGAAKATEQEGPPTDAPSEPEPVLQKSPSPPVLQKAPSPPVSAPPEPAAAPEEPAPQTEATEEAYY, encoded by the exons ATGTATCGTTCAGCCTACCAGAAAGGTTTCCTCACCGTGTTCTACAGCGTGGGAAGCTCGCCCCTGAACAACTGGTCGTCCTAT ACAAAGAATGGGTACATCAAGCGCATATACGATGAGGACATCAAGTCCCTGGTGCTCGAGATTATGGGCTCCAATGTGTCCACCACTTTCATACACTGTCCCAGCGAGTGCAAGGAGCAGCTGGGCATCAAGCTGCCCTTCCTGGTGCTCCTGATAAAGAACATGCACAAGTACTTTTGCTTTGAAGTTAAG ATTCAAGACGATCAGCGCTTCATGCGCCGCTTCCGGGTGTCCAATTTCCAGAGCAAGACCTCCGTGAAGCCCTTCTGTACGGCCATGCCGATGGGCATGTCGCCTGGCTGGAATCAGATCCAGTTCAACCTAGCCGACTTCACACGCCGTGCCTACGGTTCCAACTATCTGGAGACGGTGTCCCTGCAGCTACATGCCAACATCCGCATCCGGCGCATCTACTTTGCCGACAAGCTCTACACGGAGGCGGAGTTGCCCAACGATTATCGTCTGATGGGCAAGCCCAAGGACCTCAAGAAGCCGGAGAAACAGTTCAAGGTGCAGGCCTCAGCCCGACCTCCGTCTCCATTGAACACGGGTCGCGGGGAGAAGGGTGCTGCGAAGGCCACTGAACAGGAAGGTCCCCCCACAGATGCTCCCAGTGAGCCGGAACCTGTGCTGCAGAAGTCTCCCTCGCCACCTGTTCTTCAGAAGGCTCCCTCGCCACCAGTTTCCGCTCCTCCAGAGCCAGCCGCCGCTCCGGAGGAGCCAGCTCCTCAAACAGAGGCCACCGAAGAGGCCTACTACTAA
- the LOC119547416 gene encoding phospholipase A1, with protein MKHLVVLCIFSLFAKDAQTLLLSKTDWKNLRNSGALDLNVLRCFLRDKNFCPSPHIDHRLYAPNGPRRGTPLNVKNPLSLYKGGFSKSRETVFIIHGFNGTAIDIHLQFLRDAYLSRDFNVITVDWRPLTRYPCYLHSLINTRLTAQCTAQIYAFLTHYGAVRERITCVGHSLGAHICGMISNHLTRKQYRIIGLDPARPLIERNKSNTFRLTIDDASVIQVIHTNAGFLGQEDNTGHLNYCVNGGRIQPFCKGNPIRRSRCSHFLSICYLATATFKHKKFMGVPCPNGCLNLSGSKRLPVSGKVNPFEFASLLREYHMGNDAPDEARGCICIDVPYAKHCPFTDA; from the exons atgaaaCATCTCGTCGTGCTTTGCATATTTTCACTCTTTGCCAAAG ATGCACAAACGTTGCTGTTAAGCAAAACGGATTGGAAGAATCTGCGCAACAGTGGGGCCTTGGACCTAAATGTGTTGCGTTGCTTCTTGCGCGACAAAAACTTCTGCCCCAGTCCACATATCGATCACCGACTGTACGCTCC CAATGGGCCGCGAAGAGGAACTCCGTTAAATGTCAAGAACCCGTTGAGTTTATATAAGGGCGGTTTCAGTAAGAGCCGCGAAACAGTTTTTATTATTCACGGTTTTAATGGGACCGCCATCGACATTCACCTGCAATTTCTCAGGGATG CATACCTATCCCGCGACTTTAATGTCATCACCGTGGACTGGCGACCCTTGACCCGATATCCGTGCTACCTCCACTCGCTTATCAACACCAGGCTTACGGCGCAGTGCACCGCCCAGATCTACGCCTTCCTGACCCACTACGGAGCTGTTCGGGAGCGGATCACGTGCGTGGGTCACTCCTTGGGCGCCCACATCTGCGGCATGATCAGCAACCACCTGACGCGAAAGCAGTACCGCATCATCGGGCTAGATCCCGCCCGGCCGCTGATAGAGCGCAACAAGAGCAACACCTTCCGGCTGACGATCGACGACGCAAGTGTCATCCAGGTGATCCACACCAATGCAGGATTCCTGGGGCAGGAGGACAACACCGGGCACCTCAACTACTGCGTCAACGGAGGACGCATCCAGCCCTTCTGCAAGGGGAATCCCATCA GAAGGTCCCGCTGCTCTCATTTCCTGAGCATCTGCTATTTGGCCACGGCCACTTTCAAGCACAAAAAGTTCATGGGGGTTCCTTGTCCCAACGGCTGCCTGAATCTCAGTGGATCAAAGAGACTGCCCGTTAGCGGAAAAGTTAATCCCTTCGAGTTCGCCTCGCTGTTGAGGGAGTACCACATGGGTAACGACGCCCCCGATGA AGCCCGAGGCTGCATTTGCATAGATGTGCCGTATGCCAAGCACTGCCCCTTCACGGACGCGTAG
- the LOC119547981 gene encoding replication termination factor 2, with translation MGCDGGTIPRRDELVRVKQKPEQKDKDAEREFRWRHCTLTQQSLQEPIAMCGMGRLYSKQSVIERLLEKEPMPETAAHVKSMKDIRQLNPTPNPAFTEEDKSDGLLDTRHAPYICKLIGLEMSGKFRFVALWSCGCVVSERALKQIKGSAASTCPLCQAPYSVEDVVVLNGNDEDLELMRVKMEMRAAKRKSSKKEKKVTKKVEVKAEPEESQEPVASTSKSATVEKPTTSSKVKAVGQVKRLGAVNAMQDPEMKRLKSDFSVAKDPKASDVYKSLFTSHKTEKDQERAHWVTYNPFYN, from the exons ATGGGTTGCGATGGTGGAACAATTCCCAGGCGTGATGAGTTGGTGCGCGTCAAGCAAAAGCCGGAACAG AAAGACAAGGATGCGGAGAGGGAGTTTCGCTGGCGCCACTGCACCTTGACCCAGCAGAGCCTCCAGGAGCCGATCGCCATGTGCGGCATGGGCAGGCTCTACTCCAAGCAGAGCGTCATTGAGCGCCTTCTGGAGAAGGAACCTATGCCGGAGACGGCGGCGCACGTAAAGAGCATGAAGGACATCCGCCAACTCAATCCCACTCCCAATCCCGCCTTCACTGAGGAGGACAAATCAGATGGCCTGCTGGACACACGACATGCTCCATACATCTGCAAGCTGATTGGCCTGGAGATGTCCGGCAAATTCCGGTTCGTGGCTCTTTGGAGCTGCGGATGCGTGGTGTCCGAGCGGGCCTTGAAGCAGATCAAAGGCAGCGCGGCCAGCACTTGTCCGCTGTGCCAGGCTCCCTACAGCGTCGAGGATGTGGTGGTGCTCAATGGAAACGACGAGGACTTGGAGCTGATGCGTGTCAAGATGGAAATGCGGGCAGCCAAGCGCAAGTCCTCCAAGAAGGAGAAGAAGGTAACCAAGAAGGTGGAGGTTAAAGCTGAGCCCGAAGAGTCCCAGGAACCAGTCGCCTCCACTTCCAAGTCTGCGACTGTGGAGAAGCCCACAACCAGTTCAAAAGTAAAGGCCGTGGGCCAAGTCAAACGACTAGGGGCCGTGAATGCCATGCAGGATCCTGAAATGAAACGCCTTAAGAGTGACTTTAGCGTGGCCAAGGATCCCAAGGCCAGCGATGTCTACAAGTCGCTTTTCACCTCCCACAAGACCGAGAAGGACCAGGAGCGCGCCCACTGGGTCACCTACAACCCCTTCTACAATTAG
- the LOC119547648 gene encoding protein dpy-30 homolog produces MEAKTDAPISPAPTPNPPADSAKEQNCTNSAQNNSTVAPGAAASGATTVGQSTNPVAQQQTASKKPSGETSSMPTRQYLDQTVAPVLLHGLQALARERPTDPIQFLASYLLKHSNGCDENNVAAVDNNS; encoded by the coding sequence ATGGAGGCCAAGACCGACGCTCCCATCTCCCCGGCGCCCACACCGAATCCGCCGGCAGATTCAGCCAAGGAGCAGAATTGCACCAACAGCGCACAGAACAACTCGACCGTCGCACCGGGAGCAGCTGCGTCCGGAGCCACCACCGTTGGCCAGTCCACGAATCCAGTGGCCCAGCAGCAGACGGCGTCCAAGAAGCCGAGTGGCGAGACCAGCTCCATGCCCACGCGTCAGTACCTCGACCAGACGGTGGCGCCGGTTCTGCTCCATGGACTGCAGGCCCTTGCCCGCGAACGGCCCACGGACCCCATCCAGTTCCTGGCCTCGTACCTGCTGAAGCACAGCAACGGGTGCGACGAGAACAACGTCGCTGCGGTGGACAACAACTCTTAA